GGACTATGGAATGTTTCAGGGTGGGCGCGAGGCAAGTAATAAGAACTTAGAGCCCATGCCCATAGCTCCACAGGATTTGGACTTCGTTGTACTTACACATGCGCATATTGACCATAGTGGATTGCTACCTCGCTTATGCGCACAAGGATTTAAGGGACCCATCTACTGCACTAAAGCAACATACGAATTACTTAAGATTTTATTGCCTGATAGCGCACATTTGCAGTTGGCGGATTTAGAGCGTGCAGAACGAAAAATGAAGTTGGGTAAGTGGCGCGGAGAGTTGCCAGTAACTCTGTACTCTCGAGAAGAGGTTGACCTTGCTCTAAGTCAATTTGAGGTATTGGAGTATGGCCAAAGTCGTGAACTCATGCCAGGACTTCATCTACAGTTTCAGAATGCGGGTCATATTTTAGGTTCCGCTATTGCTGTAATTGATGTGCAAGAGGATGGTGCTCCAACAAAACGTTGCGTCTTTTCGGGTGATATTGGCATGAAAGGTAAGGTGCTAATGCCTGACCCGGATTTGATTGCGAAGGCTGACGTAGTGGTGATTGAGTCAACCTATGGTGATCGATTGCATCGAGGCTTGAGCGAGACCGAGCAAGAATTCATTGAAGTGATTCAATCGACGATGGCCAATCAAGGTAATGTCATTATTCCTGCATTTGCTGTAGGCCGCACCCAGGAAATATTATTTATTCTGATTGATTTAGTTAGAAGAAAGTTATTGCCGCATCTTTCCGTTTGGGTTGATTCGCCTATGGCAACTGCTGCAACACAGCTGACTGAACATTACTTCTCGCAATTAGATTCACATTCGCAGTCAACATTGAGTTGGTATAAAAAGAATCTTAGCGCAGTGGATCTTCGATTTATTGCAGATGTTGAAGAGTCAAAAGCGCTCAATAAGATTAAGGGTGGCGCCATTATCATCTCTGCAAGCGGTATGTGTGATGCAGGGCGAATAGTTCATCATCTGGCAAATAATTTACCCAGAGCACAAAACGCGATTGTGATTACTGGC
This DNA window, taken from Polynucleobacter sp. MWH-UH25E, encodes the following:
- a CDS encoding MBL fold metallo-hydrolase RNA specificity domain-containing protein, whose product is MKIQFLGAAGEVTGSRHLVEVKLAHIVHHFMVDYGMFQGGREASNKNLEPMPIAPQDLDFVVLTHAHIDHSGLLPRLCAQGFKGPIYCTKATYELLKILLPDSAHLQLADLERAERKMKLGKWRGELPVTLYSREEVDLALSQFEVLEYGQSRELMPGLHLQFQNAGHILGSAIAVIDVQEDGAPTKRCVFSGDIGMKGKVLMPDPDLIAKADVVVIESTYGDRLHRGLSETEQEFIEVIQSTMANQGNVIIPAFAVGRTQEILFILIDLVRRKLLPHLSVWVDSPMATAATQLTEHYFSQLDSHSQSTLSWYKKNLSAVDLRFIADVEESKALNKIKGGAIIISASGMCDAGRIVHHLANNLPRAQNAIVITGFQAYGSLGRRLVDKATKVKLFGEEVAVRASIHTIGGLSAHADQAGLLDWLRGFQSPPKTVFVVHGELESASVLAQCIREELSWKNVIIPERLHSYNC